In Croceicoccus sp. Ery15, a genomic segment contains:
- a CDS encoding S1C family serine protease, with translation MDVGGMLKHYRTAQGGLSAPARLVAAMRVTALALMLALAGTVLPGGVQSARADTADINAAARSVVRVVIVMRDSSGYDVIGHGTGFAVTPKLIVTNAHVLAPLLEDDRLRLGIVPAQGRTGYFARIVRVAGDVDLALVELTEDASLPVSTLYSGRVEDGQDVYAVGYPANVDQALGLGLNGLVSPQPPVKTRGQVSAGRSSADYDTILHTAAIGVGNSGGPLLDPCGRVVGVNAFGTISDNGSDSEFYFAVSMRELAPFLRAAGVTARTSASECRSLADLDAEETARSLREEAEQRARLAAASAERNLAAEKSARRAELDAIDERDTLMGLAGLMVVFAMMGGLGGVYLLDNQRREQAMAAGAFTVFSLLAALAAWIARPSVSDVIERGDEAQRAILTAPAKTQTPSASMDKGRFICRFLPDRSRVTVSNSNDVELQWDAEGCVNGRTQYGISSDGWTRIMVPDSEQTVSVSRYDPATRSLRTDRYFLDLNTMGAAREARGSYQAPACGAGPDAARDLGDQQQAIRQLLPDTPNERLVYRCEPGEIAPAKDESAKAEIPGGDENG, from the coding sequence ATGGACGTTGGCGGAATGCTGAAACACTATCGAACCGCGCAGGGCGGGCTATCTGCACCGGCGCGGCTGGTCGCAGCCATGCGCGTGACGGCGCTTGCGCTGATGCTGGCGCTGGCGGGCACGGTGCTGCCGGGCGGCGTGCAAAGCGCGCGCGCCGATACCGCCGACATCAATGCCGCCGCCCGCTCGGTCGTGCGCGTGGTGATTGTGATGCGCGATTCGTCGGGCTATGACGTCATCGGCCATGGCACCGGCTTTGCCGTCACGCCCAAGCTGATCGTCACCAATGCGCATGTGCTGGCCCCTTTGCTGGAGGATGACCGGCTGCGTCTCGGCATCGTGCCCGCGCAGGGGCGCACCGGCTATTTCGCGCGGATCGTGCGCGTGGCGGGCGATGTCGATCTGGCGCTGGTCGAACTGACCGAGGATGCCTCGCTTCCCGTATCGACGCTCTATTCGGGTCGGGTGGAGGACGGGCAGGACGTCTATGCCGTGGGCTATCCCGCCAATGTCGACCAGGCGCTGGGTCTTGGCCTGAACGGGCTTGTCTCTCCGCAGCCGCCGGTGAAGACGCGCGGGCAGGTTTCGGCGGGGCGTTCGTCGGCCGATTACGATACGATCCTGCACACGGCCGCGATCGGCGTCGGCAATTCGGGCGGGCCGCTGCTCGATCCCTGCGGCCGCGTGGTCGGCGTCAACGCGTTCGGCACGATCAGCGACAATGGCAGCGATTCGGAATTCTATTTCGCGGTGTCGATGCGCGAACTGGCCCCGTTCCTGCGCGCGGCGGGCGTTACCGCGCGCACCAGCGCCAGCGAATGCCGATCGCTCGCCGATCTGGATGCCGAGGAAACGGCGCGGTCCCTGCGCGAAGAGGCCGAACAGCGCGCCCGCCTTGCCGCCGCCTCTGCCGAACGCAATCTGGCCGCCGAAAAATCCGCCCGCCGCGCCGAGCTGGACGCCATTGACGAGCGCGATACGCTGATGGGCCTTGCCGGGCTGATGGTGGTGTTCGCGATGATGGGCGGGCTTGGCGGCGTCTATCTGCTCGACAACCAGCGCCGCGAACAGGCGATGGCCGCCGGTGCTTTCACCGTGTTCTCCCTGCTGGCCGCGCTGGCCGCATGGATCGCGCGCCCGTCGGTCAGCGACGTGATCGAACGCGGAGACGAGGCGCAGCGCGCCATTCTGACGGCCCCCGCCAAGACGCAAACCCCGTCGGCCAGCATGGACAAGGGCCGTTTCATCTGCCGGTTCCTGCCCGACCGCAGCCGCGTCACCGTGTCGAACAGCAATGATGTCGAACTGCAATGGGACGCGGAAGGCTGCGTCAACGGGCGCACGCAATATGGCATCTCGTCCGATGGCTGGACGCGAATCATGGTGCCCGACAGCGAACAGACGGTTTCGGTGTCACGCTATGATCCGGCAACGCGCAGCCTGCGCACCGACCGCTATTTCCTCGACCTCAATACCATGGGCGCGGCGCGGGAAGCGCGCGGGTCCTATCAGGCGCCGGCCTGCGGGGCAGGCCCCGATGCCGCACGCGATCTGGGTGACCAGCAACAAGCGATTCGCCAATTGCTGCCCGATACACCCAACGAACGGCTGGTCTATCGCTGCGAACCGGGCGAAATCGCTCCTGCGAAGGATGAATCCGCGAAGGCGGAAATTCCAGGGGGCGACGAAAACGGCTGA
- a CDS encoding bifunctional transcriptional activator/DNA repair enzyme AdaA, which produces MTDTSPLSVPKAEALAAFARRDKDYDGRFVVGVRTTGIYCRPSCPARRPKPENMALYPDIPAAKAAGLRACKRCLPDDAMEDKDAVHAALAAIRAQGGPVAMAVLAGRTGYSPDHLQRIFRRATGISPAAYGRALRLERARDALGKEANVTDAILGAGYEAPSRFYEDAKGKLGMSPSAWQRGGEGVTIRWAVVPTGLGDMLVAATDKGVCRLSFNETADALAERFPRAQLAQGDAAFAALLARVTAEVEAPGSDPDIPLDVKGTAFQERIWAELRRIPAGETRSYAELAAAAGHPRAVRAAGSANGANNVAVLIPCHRVVRADGSVGGYAYGPEIKSELLKREGARPANGSARKG; this is translated from the coding sequence ATGACCGATACAAGCCCCCTTTCTGTGCCCAAGGCCGAAGCGCTGGCCGCCTTTGCGCGGCGCGACAAGGATTATGACGGGCGCTTTGTCGTGGGGGTGCGCACGACCGGCATCTATTGCCGCCCCAGTTGCCCCGCGCGGCGGCCAAAGCCGGAAAACATGGCGCTCTATCCCGATATACCGGCGGCAAAGGCCGCAGGATTGCGCGCGTGCAAACGCTGCCTGCCCGACGATGCGATGGAGGATAAGGACGCGGTGCATGCCGCGCTGGCGGCGATCCGCGCACAGGGCGGGCCGGTGGCGATGGCTGTGCTGGCAGGGCGGACAGGCTATTCCCCCGATCATCTGCAGCGCATCTTCCGCCGCGCGACCGGCATCAGCCCTGCCGCCTATGGCCGCGCCCTGCGGCTGGAACGCGCGCGCGACGCGCTGGGAAAGGAAGCGAATGTGACCGATGCGATCCTTGGCGCGGGCTATGAAGCCCCCTCGCGCTTTTACGAAGACGCAAAAGGAAAGCTGGGCATGAGCCCGTCGGCATGGCAGCGCGGGGGAGAGGGCGTGACGATCCGCTGGGCGGTGGTGCCGACCGGCCTTGGCGACATGCTGGTCGCCGCGACCGACAAGGGCGTCTGCCGACTGTCTTTCAACGAAACTGCCGATGCGCTGGCCGAACGTTTCCCCAGGGCGCAACTGGCGCAGGGCGATGCCGCATTCGCCGCGCTGCTGGCGCGGGTGACGGCAGAGGTCGAGGCGCCGGGCAGCGATCCCGATATCCCGCTGGATGTGAAGGGCACTGCCTTTCAGGAACGCATCTGGGCCGAATTGCGCCGCATTCCCGCAGGCGAAACGCGCAGCTATGCCGAGCTTGCGGCGGCAGCCGGTCATCCAAGGGCCGTGCGCGCGGCAGGCAGTGCCAACGGGGCGAACAATGTGGCGGTTCTGATCCCCTGCCACCGCGTGGTACGCGCCGACGGCAGCGTGGGCGGCTATGCCTATGGACCCGAAATCAAAAGCGAATTGCTGAAGCGCGAAGGCGCGCGCCCCGCCAATGGGAGCGCGCGCAAAGGCTGA
- a CDS encoding lipopolysaccharide assembly protein LapB gives MLRTLIAAAAMLAAVPAQAEDWWVASTDHFNIYSTGGEDSAKQLAIDMERLDAALRFMRGVAMDNAPMTDAQKLSVFQFGDTRDIGRLVDSTSVAGFFISRAGGSVAFVPLREPRRRGSYGARKGGESIPPNEVLFHEYTHYFMYQHSPAAYPRWYSEGFAELFGTVDLIDDGFRIGRAPESRSSMLYWYSQPIEKMLDPIDYEDMTGLDAYQDYSYGWLLTSYLSIEPSRAGQLAQYLTAMNRGEEPIEAAKAAFGDLDKLEKELDSYRRGRARITEVKLANFEMPDASVRQLDAGAAAAMDIHMLSSVGVDEDEAASLVPKARTLIASYPQNMAVLRMAMEAEFDAENYDEATGLARRMLTIDADSVDAHIYLARVAEERAEDDPAQYATMRSEYIAANRINPNDPRALSGYYHSFVLAGETPPEDAIIALERAYSLAKFDDRIRQSLAWQLLTENRDKEAIAVLGPIVYNPHGGDTVERLSERVEEIEAGNKTKALEELHPGWEDPEEDED, from the coding sequence ATGCTAAGGACACTGATCGCCGCGGCGGCCATGCTGGCCGCCGTTCCGGCGCAGGCAGAGGATTGGTGGGTCGCAAGCACCGATCATTTCAACATCTATTCCACCGGCGGCGAGGATTCGGCCAAGCAACTGGCCATCGACATGGAACGTCTGGACGCGGCCCTGCGCTTTATGCGCGGAGTGGCGATGGACAATGCGCCGATGACCGACGCCCAGAAATTGAGCGTGTTCCAGTTCGGCGACACGCGCGACATCGGGCGGCTGGTCGATTCGACCAGCGTTGCGGGCTTTTTCATCAGCCGTGCGGGCGGATCGGTCGCCTTTGTACCGCTGCGCGAACCGCGCCGGCGCGGCTCCTATGGCGCGCGCAAGGGCGGCGAAAGCATTCCGCCGAACGAAGTGCTGTTCCACGAATACACCCATTATTTCATGTATCAGCACAGCCCCGCCGCCTATCCGCGCTGGTATAGCGAGGGCTTTGCCGAATTGTTCGGCACGGTCGATCTGATCGACGACGGTTTCCGCATCGGCCGCGCGCCCGAATCGCGCTCGTCCATGCTGTACTGGTACAGCCAGCCGATCGAAAAAATGCTCGATCCCATCGATTACGAGGATATGACCGGCCTCGATGCCTATCAGGATTATTCCTATGGCTGGCTGCTGACGAGCTATCTGTCGATCGAACCGTCGCGCGCGGGCCAGCTGGCCCAATATCTGACCGCGATGAACCGCGGCGAGGAACCGATCGAGGCGGCAAAGGCTGCGTTCGGCGATCTCGACAAGCTGGAAAAGGAACTCGATTCCTATCGCCGTGGCCGCGCCCGCATTACCGAGGTGAAGCTGGCCAATTTCGAAATGCCCGACGCCTCGGTCCGCCAGCTTGACGCAGGCGCCGCCGCCGCGATGGATATTCACATGCTGTCGAGCGTGGGAGTGGACGAGGACGAGGCCGCGTCTCTGGTACCCAAGGCGCGGACGCTAATCGCAAGCTATCCGCAGAACATGGCGGTTCTTCGCATGGCGATGGAAGCCGAATTCGACGCGGAGAACTATGACGAGGCGACGGGTCTGGCCCGCCGGATGCTGACCATCGATGCCGATTCGGTCGATGCCCATATCTATCTGGCCCGCGTGGCCGAGGAACGGGCAGAGGACGATCCGGCGCAATATGCCACGATGCGCAGCGAATATATCGCGGCAAACCGGATCAATCCCAACGATCCGCGTGCCTTGTCGGGATATTATCATTCCTTTGTGCTGGCAGGCGAAACCCCGCCCGAAGACGCGATCATCGCGCTGGAGCGGGCCTATTCGCTGGCCAAGTTCGACGACCGCATCCGCCAGTCGCTGGCATGGCAATTGCTGACCGAGAACCGTGACAAGGAAGCGATCGCCGTGCTGGGTCCCATTGTCTATAACCCGCATGGCGGCGACACGGTCGAACGTCTGTCCGAACGCGTCGAGGAGATCGAGGCGGGCAACAAGACCAAGGCTTTGGAAGAGCTTCATCCGGGTTGGGAAGATCCCGAAGAGGACGAGGATTGA
- a CDS encoding IS1380 family transposase → MNDDIASPFRFPAVDRKKVTAAFDGGRLTSDGGVLLLSQAERAMGICQRLATCIADPRDPARVIHRLDDILRARVFAIACGYEDADDLDALRDDPGFRLALGKLPGSGAGLASQPTMSRWENAPITRELAKMLAAMIDIYCASYPAPPAAVTLDIDDTCDVVHGYQQLSFWNGHHGERCFLPIHVYDTATGRPVAMLLRTGKTPSGVEAAGHIRRLVRHIRRQWPETHITIRGDGHYGRPEVMAVCEGCGVDYVFGLPTNAVLRADPEIVVAADACAVKRAQRQYPVLRTYAETRYGAKSWKCQRRVVARIEASTMGMDIRYVVTSLTEGSAEHIYDTLYCARGQAENLIKLHKTQLASDRTSCRSPNANQMRLILHTAAYWLLWRIQQEIPKAASLATAEFATLRLRLLKVAARVIESATRIRVAFASACPDASVLKAIATNLRPAPT, encoded by the coding sequence ATGAACGACGATATCGCAAGCCCCTTCCGATTCCCAGCGGTCGACCGCAAGAAAGTCACAGCCGCGTTCGACGGTGGTCGGCTCACTTCGGACGGCGGCGTTCTGTTGCTGTCGCAGGCCGAGCGCGCGATGGGTATCTGCCAGCGGCTTGCGACTTGCATTGCCGATCCGCGCGATCCTGCGCGGGTGATCCATCGCCTCGACGACATCCTGCGTGCCCGCGTGTTCGCGATCGCCTGCGGCTATGAGGATGCCGACGATCTCGATGCCCTGCGCGACGATCCGGGCTTCCGCCTGGCCCTGGGCAAGCTGCCGGGATCGGGCGCGGGGCTGGCCAGCCAACCGACGATGAGCCGGTGGGAGAATGCACCGATCACGCGCGAGTTGGCGAAGATGCTGGCCGCGATGATCGACATCTACTGCGCCAGCTATCCGGCCCCGCCGGCGGCGGTGACGCTGGATATCGATGATACCTGCGATGTCGTCCATGGCTATCAGCAGTTGTCGTTCTGGAATGGTCATCATGGCGAGCGTTGCTTCCTGCCGATCCATGTCTACGACACCGCCACTGGCCGGCCGGTGGCGATGCTGCTGCGCACCGGCAAGACACCGTCTGGTGTTGAAGCTGCCGGTCACATCCGGCGCCTCGTGCGCCACATCCGCCGGCAATGGCCCGAAACGCACATCACCATCCGCGGCGACGGGCACTATGGGCGGCCCGAGGTCATGGCCGTCTGCGAGGGTTGCGGCGTCGACTACGTGTTCGGCCTGCCGACCAACGCCGTGCTACGCGCCGATCCCGAAATCGTCGTTGCCGCCGATGCCTGTGCGGTCAAACGCGCTCAGCGCCAGTACCCGGTCCTGCGCACCTATGCCGAGACCCGCTACGGGGCCAAAAGCTGGAAGTGCCAGCGCCGCGTCGTCGCCCGGATCGAGGCCAGTACGATGGGCATGGACATCCGCTATGTCGTCACTTCGCTGACCGAAGGCTCGGCCGAGCACATCTATGATACGCTCTACTGCGCGCGCGGTCAGGCCGAAAACCTGATCAAGCTGCACAAGACCCAGCTGGCCAGCGATCGCACCTCGTGCCGCTCTCCCAACGCCAATCAGATGCGCCTCATCCTGCACACCGCCGCATACTGGCTCCTGTGGCGCATTCAGCAGGAAATCCCCAAGGCAGCCTCGCTCGCGACCGCCGAGTTCGCAACGTTGCGCCTCAGGCTGCTCAAGGTCGCTGCCCGCGTCATTGAGAGCGCCACTCGCATCCGTGTCGCCTTCGCGTCAGCCTGTCCCGATGCCTCCGTTTTGAAAGCCATCGCCACCAATCTCAGGCCTGCACCTACTTAG
- a CDS encoding primosomal protein N', which produces MNRVRLLVMNAALGPLDYRVPDGMALEAGSVVVAPLGPRQVTGIVWESERLPGTEVPDSRLRPLLGALPVEPLRAPLRRLIEWTADYYCASMASVARMALSSSAALRGGGTITEYRLTGEEPPRMTPQRDAALSALDGEQGTIRELADLAGVSEAVLRGLVNAGCLEAVEVAIDRPFDAPRPDHAPPDLSDGQQAAADRFIDAVRARKFAPMLLDGVTGSGKTETYFEGVAEALRLGRQVLVLLPEIALTQNFLKRFEARFGVAPTVWHSAQKQSDRRRAWRQVSEGGASVVVGARSALFLPFADLGLIVVDEAHEISFKQDDGVRYNARDVAVMRARFENIPAILASATPALESLQMAEAGVYEKIDLPARFGGAVLPDIRIVDLREESPPRGRWIAPSLVTAIEERLKRSEQALLFLNRRGYAPLTLCRQCGYRFQCPNCSAWLVEHRLTRRLACHHCGHQVKSPEACPECGESDCLAACGPGVERIADEVAEIFPDARTAVVTSDTLSSPDKIGEFVDAAQAGEIDVIVGTQLVTKGYHFPELTLVGVIDADLGLEGGDLRAAERSYQQIAQVAGRAGRAAKPGEVLIQTRHPDAPVIAALAAYDRDAFYEAESDARRHAGAPPFGRWAAIIVSSEDEAEAAEAARKIGGSAPRLDDIAVFGPAPAPLSMLRGRYRYRLLVNARRSAALQQTIREWLGPIDHPQGVRVGVDIDPYSFV; this is translated from the coding sequence ATGAACCGCGTCCGTCTCCTCGTCATGAATGCCGCATTGGGTCCGCTGGATTACCGCGTGCCCGATGGCATGGCACTGGAAGCCGGCAGCGTGGTCGTCGCGCCGCTGGGGCCACGGCAAGTGACTGGCATCGTGTGGGAAAGCGAACGACTGCCCGGGACAGAGGTTCCGGATTCGCGCCTGCGCCCGCTGCTGGGCGCATTGCCGGTGGAACCGCTGCGCGCCCCGCTGCGGCGGCTGATCGAATGGACGGCGGATTATTACTGCGCCTCGATGGCCAGCGTCGCGCGCATGGCACTGTCGTCCAGCGCCGCGCTGCGCGGGGGCGGCACGATCACCGAATACCGGCTGACCGGCGAAGAGCCGCCGCGCATGACCCCGCAGCGCGATGCGGCACTGTCGGCGCTGGACGGAGAGCAAGGCACGATCCGCGAGCTGGCGGACCTTGCGGGCGTATCCGAAGCGGTCCTGCGCGGGCTGGTCAATGCCGGGTGTCTGGAAGCGGTCGAGGTCGCCATCGACCGGCCCTTCGATGCGCCCCGTCCCGATCACGCCCCGCCCGATCTGTCGGACGGGCAACAGGCGGCCGCCGACCGTTTCATCGACGCGGTGCGCGCCCGCAAATTCGCCCCCATGCTGCTGGACGGGGTGACCGGATCGGGCAAGACCGAAACCTATTTCGAAGGGGTGGCCGAAGCCTTGCGGCTGGGACGGCAGGTGCTGGTGCTGCTGCCCGAAATCGCGCTGACGCAGAATTTCCTGAAACGGTTCGAGGCGCGTTTCGGCGTGGCCCCCACCGTCTGGCACAGCGCGCAGAAACAGTCGGACCGCCGCCGCGCATGGCGGCAAGTGTCCGAAGGCGGCGCCAGCGTGGTGGTCGGCGCGCGGTCGGCGCTGTTCCTGCCGTTTGCCGACCTTGGCCTGATCGTCGTCGACGAAGCGCACGAGATCAGCTTCAAGCAGGACGATGGCGTGCGTTATAATGCGCGCGATGTGGCCGTGATGCGCGCGCGGTTCGAAAATATTCCCGCCATTCTCGCCAGCGCGACGCCCGCATTGGAAAGCCTGCAAATGGCCGAGGCGGGGGTGTATGAGAAAATCGACCTGCCCGCCCGTTTCGGCGGCGCGGTACTGCCCGATATCCGCATCGTCGACCTGCGCGAGGAAAGCCCCCCGCGCGGCCGCTGGATCGCGCCCTCGCTGGTGACGGCCATCGAGGAGCGGCTGAAGCGCAGCGAACAGGCGCTGCTGTTCCTCAACCGGCGGGGCTATGCGCCGCTGACCTTGTGCCGCCAGTGTGGCTATCGCTTCCAATGCCCCAATTGCTCGGCATGGCTGGTCGAACATCGCCTGACCCGCCGCCTTGCCTGCCACCATTGCGGGCATCAGGTGAAAAGCCCCGAAGCCTGCCCCGAATGCGGTGAGAGCGATTGCCTTGCCGCCTGCGGACCCGGCGTCGAACGCATCGCGGACGAGGTGGCCGAGATATTCCCCGACGCCCGCACCGCCGTCGTCACGTCGGACACGCTTTCCAGCCCGGACAAGATCGGGGAATTCGTCGATGCGGCGCAAGCGGGCGAAATCGACGTGATCGTCGGCACGCAGCTGGTGACCAAGGGCTATCACTTCCCCGAACTGACCCTTGTGGGCGTGATCGATGCCGATCTGGGCCTTGAAGGGGGCGATCTGCGCGCCGCCGAACGCAGCTATCAGCAGATCGCGCAGGTCGCGGGCCGCGCGGGCCGCGCCGCCAAGCCGGGTGAAGTGCTGATCCAGACGCGCCATCCCGATGCGCCCGTCATCGCCGCGCTCGCCGCCTATGACCGCGATGCGTTTTACGAGGCCGAGAGCGATGCCCGCCGCCATGCGGGCGCGCCGCCATTCGGCCGCTGGGCCGCCATCATCGTGTCGAGCGAGGACGAGGCCGAGGCCGCCGAAGCCGCCCGAAAGATCGGCGGCAGCGCGCCGCGGCTGGACGATATCGCCGTATTCGGCCCCGCCCCCGCGCCGCTGTCGATGCTGCGCGGCCGCTATCGCTATCGCCTGCTGGTCAATGCCCGCCGCAGCGCCGCGCTGCAGCAGACGATCCGCGAATGGCTCGGCCCGATCGATCACCCGCAAGGCGTGCGCGTCGGCGTCGATATCGACCCCTATAGTTTCGTCTGA
- a CDS encoding DUF4197 domain-containing protein, with translation MDKAAHPPVNFAHRRRFLGLAALGAGALTLSGCATYGGFSYTEAIRRLLTVASQDAFEQLLAPDGFYDTQLARLAVDDALAGRGGAIASILGSTIVRERMMREFNSIAAEGAYRAAPVVADTVRVIGIQNAAALIAGGPTAATGFLRQNMGQQLIEVMLPEVSDALRVVNDPVLGPALSQLAGVDLSGVAGSLTRRTEDAIWTAIGQRESAIRADPYATNDPLLIGAFGMR, from the coding sequence ATGGATAAAGCCGCCCATCCGCCTGTGAATTTCGCCCATCGCCGCCGCTTTCTGGGCCTTGCCGCCCTGGGCGCAGGGGCACTGACGCTATCGGGCTGCGCGACCTATGGCGGGTTCAGCTATACCGAGGCGATCCGCCGCCTGCTGACCGTCGCGTCGCAGGATGCGTTCGAACAATTGCTGGCACCCGACGGATTTTACGACACGCAGCTGGCGCGGCTGGCGGTGGACGACGCGCTGGCGGGGCGGGGCGGGGCGATCGCCTCCATCCTCGGATCGACCATCGTGCGCGAACGCATGATGCGCGAATTCAACAGCATCGCGGCCGAAGGCGCCTATCGCGCGGCGCCCGTGGTGGCCGATACGGTGCGGGTGATCGGCATCCAGAACGCCGCCGCGCTGATCGCCGGCGGGCCGACCGCCGCGACCGGATTCCTGCGCCAGAACATGGGCCAGCAACTGATCGAGGTGATGCTGCCCGAAGTGTCCGATGCGCTGCGCGTGGTGAACGATCCGGTGCTGGGCCCCGCCTTGTCGCAACTGGCGGGCGTCGATCTGTCGGGCGTGGCGGGTTCGCTGACCCGGCGGACCGAGGATGCGATCTGGACCGCCATCGGCCAGCGGGAAAGCGCCATCCGCGCCGATCCCTATGCCACCAACGATCCGTTGCTGATCGGCGCGTTCGGGATGCGGTGA
- a CDS encoding DUF2490 domain-containing protein, whose translation MSRALFVCAVRIAALSALLQPASAVAEEQEFQLWTMASAETAVAPDTPLVADIGYRLRDDASGDDQFLIRASADTTLTPLVRLGGGVAHFETGGVVEWRLFERVTLARRGFALRSQFEQRFFDDGDRAELRLRERIQHSWRLDPKTRLAASGEWLLRLRNKRQGGDTGTDQLRANIAVTRELGRGIEATAGYLLIYHPVADEPNVLAHVPQISVLRRF comes from the coding sequence ATGAGTCGCGCCCTGTTCGTCTGTGCGGTCCGCATTGCCGCCCTGTCCGCCCTTTTGCAACCGGCGAGCGCCGTTGCGGAAGAGCAGGAGTTCCAGCTGTGGACCATGGCCAGCGCCGAAACCGCCGTTGCGCCCGATACGCCGCTGGTGGCGGATATCGGATACCGGCTGCGCGACGATGCATCGGGCGACGACCAGTTCCTGATCCGCGCCAGCGCCGATACCACCCTGACCCCGCTGGTGCGGCTGGGCGGCGGGGTGGCGCATTTCGAAACCGGCGGAGTGGTCGAATGGCGCCTTTTCGAACGCGTCACGCTGGCCCGGCGCGGCTTTGCGCTGCGCAGCCAGTTCGAACAGCGGTTTTTCGACGATGGCGACCGCGCCGAATTGCGGCTGCGCGAACGGATCCAGCATAGCTGGCGGCTGGACCCGAAAACGCGGCTGGCCGCATCGGGCGAATGGCTGCTGCGCCTGCGCAACAAACGGCAGGGCGGCGATACGGGGACCGACCAGCTGCGCGCCAATATCGCCGTCACCCGCGAACTGGGCCGCGGGATCGAGGCGACGGCGGGCTATCTGCTGATCTATCACCCCGTCGCCGACGAACCCAATGTGCTGGCCCATGTGCCGCAAATCTCGGTCTTGCGGCGGTTCTGA
- the fsa gene encoding fructose-6-phosphate aldolase codes for MKFFADTADTAEIAELAATGLLDGVTTNPSLIAKSGRDFMEVTKEICGLTDGPVSAEVVALDHETMMKEAEVLRKIADNVCIKVPLTIDGLKTCRALTNDGTQVNVTLCFSANQALLAAKAGATFVSPFIGRHDDNGFDGMELIADIREIYNNYAFGTEILAASIRHPTHVLQCARIGADVGTMPPKVIKALANHVLTDKGIEGFMKDWAATGQSIL; via the coding sequence ATGAAATTCTTCGCCGACACTGCCGATACCGCCGAAATCGCCGAGCTGGCCGCGACCGGCCTGCTGGATGGCGTGACCACCAACCCCAGCCTGATCGCCAAGTCGGGCCGCGATTTCATGGAAGTGACGAAGGAAATCTGCGGACTGACCGACGGGCCGGTCAGCGCCGAAGTCGTCGCTCTCGACCATGAAACGATGATGAAAGAGGCCGAGGTGCTGCGCAAGATCGCGGATAATGTCTGCATCAAGGTGCCGCTGACCATCGACGGTCTGAAAACCTGCCGCGCGCTGACGAATGACGGCACGCAGGTCAATGTCACGCTTTGCTTCTCGGCCAATCAGGCGCTTTTGGCGGCCAAGGCGGGGGCGACTTTCGTGTCGCCTTTCATCGGTCGGCATGATGATAATGGTTTCGACGGGATGGAACTGATCGCTGATATTCGCGAGATTTATAACAATTATGCGTTCGGGACTGAAATCCTCGCGGCCTCAATCCGGCATCCGACTCATGTTCTCCAATGCGCGCGCATCGGCGCCGATGTCGGCACCATGCCGCCCAAGGTGATCAAGGCGCTGGCCAATCACGTTCTGACCGACAAGGGCATCGAAGGTTTCATGAAGGACTGGGCCGCAACCGGCCAATCGATCCTGTAA